The following proteins are co-located in the Candidatus Baltobacteraceae bacterium genome:
- a CDS encoding PP2C family protein-serine/threonine phosphatase, which yields MTTGIATVPDSLKRADDGERSSTSIETVAPFQYVSEDAAHVLVKHLFAQPDSKIPGISYAVTYRLAEGLAGGDIVDVYHFDNDSVAFSIADIAGKGTRAAVHAALVKYGLRAYASEGLTPEKVLRSLDRLYLENNTFEGMESFATVFFGLVDPSRRLLTYACAAHEPALIVYPNGEAVVLEPTAPLIGVFDDQHHLFKQNFVELRPGTLFVAATDGVTEARTKDGELFGMARFAETIVANRHRAEIEIVSEIVEATERHCGGRRRDDIAVLVARIH from the coding sequence ATGACTACGGGCATTGCCACCGTGCCCGATTCGCTGAAGCGAGCCGACGACGGCGAACGCTCGAGTACGAGTATCGAAACGGTCGCGCCCTTCCAATACGTGAGTGAAGATGCGGCGCACGTGCTGGTTAAGCATCTGTTCGCTCAGCCTGACTCGAAGATTCCCGGCATTTCGTACGCGGTTACCTATCGTCTGGCCGAGGGGCTTGCCGGCGGCGACATCGTCGATGTGTATCACTTCGACAACGACTCCGTCGCGTTTTCGATAGCGGACATCGCCGGCAAAGGAACGCGGGCGGCGGTGCATGCCGCGCTCGTAAAATACGGGCTGCGCGCTTACGCTTCGGAAGGCCTCACGCCGGAGAAAGTGCTGCGCTCGCTCGATCGTCTCTACCTCGAGAATAACACGTTCGAAGGGATGGAATCGTTCGCCACGGTCTTCTTCGGTCTCGTCGATCCCAGCCGCCGCCTCTTAACGTATGCCTGCGCCGCTCACGAGCCGGCGCTGATCGTCTATCCCAACGGTGAGGCCGTCGTGCTGGAACCGACCGCGCCGCTCATCGGTGTTTTCGACGACCAGCACCACCTCTTCAAGCAGAATTTCGTCGAGTTGCGCCCGGGCACGCTCTTCGTAGCGGCGACCGACGGCGTTACCGAGGCGCGCACCAAAGACGGCGAGCTTTTCGGCATGGCCCGATTCGCCGAAACGATCGTCGCGAATCGGCACCGCGCTGAAATCGAGATCGTGAGCGAGATCGTCGAGGCGACGGAACGCCACTGTGGCGGCCGCCGCCGCGACGATATCGCGGTTCTGGTCGCGCGCATTCACTAG
- a CDS encoding cupredoxin family copper-binding protein: MSKTLVSLFVLTLFFVHIKDFKFSPATLHVAAGDTVVFVNDDSEAHTATSLTRAFDSGGLDTNDRWQHRFAKPGSYSYICALHPYMKGAILVSAPTVRK; encoded by the coding sequence ATGAGCAAGACTCTGGTAAGCCTTTTCGTCCTCACGCTGTTCTTCGTTCACATCAAAGACTTCAAGTTTTCGCCCGCGACGCTGCACGTCGCTGCCGGTGACACGGTCGTTTTCGTGAACGACGACTCCGAAGCGCACACGGCGACCTCGCTGACGCGCGCCTTTGATTCGGGAGGCCTAGACACGAACGATCGTTGGCAGCACCGCTTCGCCAAGCCCGGGTCTTATTCGTACATTTGCGCGCTCCATCCATACATGAAGGGCGCGATCCTTGTTTCTGCCCCGACCGTGAGGAAGTAA
- a CDS encoding metallophosphoesterase, with protein MHRKDFLDHIGWTGAGLVFTLTSGGLLTTAASAQERGGFSFVQISDSHIGFAKPANDHVARTLEMAVDAINALPNQPAFVMHTGDITHLAKPAQFDAAKQILGKLRAPLIAIPGEHDTIGEAAVSEYMQHFGRADAKDGWYSWNQSGIHFLALVNVFDFETMGLLGQKQLDFAAADLAAQKASTPIVVFGHVPLYALYPKWGWTTQDGSKVLAMLARFDNVTVLNGHIHQVIHHTEGNIRFATANATAYPQPAPGMADKPGPLTVPPGQLLHDIGYRTVEMTGTPAILDRPLG; from the coding sequence ATGCATCGCAAAGATTTTCTCGACCACATCGGCTGGACCGGCGCGGGCCTGGTGTTCACGCTAACCTCGGGCGGCCTGCTTACGACGGCCGCGTCCGCGCAAGAGCGCGGCGGCTTCTCGTTCGTTCAAATCAGCGACAGCCATATCGGTTTTGCGAAACCGGCAAACGATCACGTCGCCCGAACGCTCGAGATGGCCGTGGATGCGATCAACGCGCTGCCGAACCAACCAGCGTTCGTCATGCACACGGGCGACATCACGCACCTGGCCAAGCCCGCGCAGTTCGACGCAGCCAAACAGATCCTGGGCAAACTGCGGGCGCCGCTGATCGCGATCCCGGGCGAGCACGACACGATCGGCGAGGCCGCGGTTTCGGAGTACATGCAGCACTTCGGCCGTGCCGACGCGAAGGATGGGTGGTATTCCTGGAACCAAAGCGGTATCCACTTTCTCGCCCTCGTGAACGTCTTCGATTTCGAGACGATGGGACTACTCGGTCAGAAGCAACTCGATTTTGCCGCTGCGGATTTGGCGGCGCAGAAGGCATCCACGCCAATCGTCGTCTTCGGCCACGTTCCGCTCTACGCGCTCTATCCGAAGTGGGGCTGGACGACGCAGGACGGCTCAAAGGTCCTTGCAATGCTCGCGCGCTTCGACAACGTGACCGTCCTTAACGGCCACATCCACCAAGTGATCCACCACACGGAAGGCAACATTCGCTTTGCCACCGCCAATGCGACCGCGTATCCGCAGCCCGCACCGGGGATGGCGGACAAGCCGGGCCCGTTGACCGTTCCGCCCGGGCAGCTATTGCACGACATCGGTTATCGCACGGTTGAGATGACCGGGACGCCGGCGATCCTCGACCGTCCGTTGGGGTGA